In Mucilaginibacter celer, one DNA window encodes the following:
- a CDS encoding NADH:flavin oxidoreductase/NADH oxidase translates to MAKLFEPITIKDVTLKNRIVVSPMSQYSAIDGFANDWHFVHLGSRAVGGAGLIITEATAISPEGRISPDDLGIWKNEHIANLKHITSFIASQQCVAGVQLAHAGRKGSTFAPQRGHGEIAIGAGGWQTFAPSPLAYSDLYPHPLQLDRDGIQKVITDFTHAAERAMRAGFGVIEIHAAHGYLLHQFLSPLSNQRNDEYGGSLENRMRLLLEVIASVRTVWPESRPLFVRLSGSDWAGGGLDLEDAVQIAATLKNKGVDVVDITTGGLVSHQKIPVGPGYQLPFASNIKKRTGITTGTVGLITEAVQAETILANGDADMVMIARELLRDPYFPLKAAHQLHHDVTWPNQYARAKPT, encoded by the coding sequence ATGGCAAAGCTTTTTGAACCAATAACGATTAAAGATGTAACGCTGAAAAACCGTATCGTGGTTTCGCCGATGAGCCAGTACTCGGCTATAGATGGCTTTGCTAACGATTGGCATTTTGTACACCTCGGCAGCCGGGCTGTGGGAGGGGCCGGTTTAATCATTACCGAAGCTACCGCCATATCGCCCGAAGGCCGGATCTCACCGGATGATCTGGGCATCTGGAAAAACGAACACATCGCAAACCTAAAGCATATCACATCATTTATTGCCTCGCAGCAATGTGTTGCGGGTGTACAGCTGGCGCATGCCGGCCGAAAGGGTAGCACGTTTGCGCCCCAGCGGGGCCATGGCGAAATAGCTATTGGAGCAGGCGGCTGGCAAACGTTTGCCCCATCGCCGCTTGCTTATTCTGATTTGTATCCTCACCCGCTTCAGCTGGATCGAGACGGGATACAAAAAGTAATAACCGATTTTACCCACGCGGCCGAAAGAGCAATGCGCGCCGGCTTTGGCGTTATTGAAATTCATGCAGCCCATGGGTACCTGTTACACCAGTTTCTTTCGCCGCTTAGTAACCAACGAAATGATGAATACGGTGGCAGCCTTGAAAACCGCATGCGCCTATTGCTGGAGGTGATAGCATCTGTACGAACGGTATGGCCCGAAAGCCGGCCGCTTTTTGTACGCTTAAGCGGCAGCGACTGGGCCGGGGGCGGACTTGATCTTGAAGATGCCGTACAAATAGCCGCAACCTTAAAAAATAAAGGCGTAGATGTAGTAGATATAACAACAGGCGGACTGGTATCGCACCAGAAAATTCCGGTAGGGCCCGGCTATCAACTCCCCTTTGCGTCGAACATCAAAAAGCGTACTGGAATAACTACAGGTACCGTTGGTCTGATTACCGAAGCTGTACAGGCCGAAACCATACTTGCCAACGGCGATGCCGATATGGTAATGATAGCCCGCGAGTTACTGCGCGACCCCTATTTCCCGCTCAAGGCAGCGCATCAGTTACATCATGATGTTACCTGGCCAAATCAGTATGCAAGGGCTAAGCCAACCTGA
- a CDS encoding putative quinol monooxygenase, producing MENSPIHVIAKWKVKPGKLDDVLSLLPEAVKASTAEEGNLFYKIQQDNTDANTLLLFEGYKNEEALNFHRNSEAFQTIVVGGIVPLLEAREINFTTPLVF from the coding sequence ATGGAAAATTCACCAATTCATGTTATTGCCAAATGGAAGGTTAAGCCCGGCAAACTGGACGATGTACTGAGCCTTTTACCCGAAGCTGTAAAAGCAAGCACTGCCGAAGAAGGTAATCTTTTTTATAAAATACAACAGGACAATACTGATGCTAATACCCTGCTGTTATTTGAAGGATATAAAAACGAAGAGGCGCTAAACTTTCACCGCAATTCCGAAGCTTTTCAAACCATTGTTGTGGGTGGTATTGTTCCGCTGCTTGAAGCGCGTGAGATAAATTTTACTACGCCGTTGGTGTTTTGA
- a CDS encoding LysR family transcriptional regulator: MLNLEWLRTFKVIYEARSLSAAAQLLFISQPGVSLHLNSLETYIGQRLFERDTRKMLPTDKATMLYHTIIEPMNRLEETEHAFHRKAKVNKPTISVGIYFETFQYALEAHISQLPFNLITHFGEYPQLLQELHNGNVDLILTPHNGNQHNLEFTQATSERLVLVCGSKTQTAELKKFIEDGDKRTTSKWLSRQTWYTTTDKDYLRKFWAHNFGGVPTFQPNYVLPYFSSVLRSLRNGEGFAVIPEFLCENDLENQAIRLVWEHESSLEHPMYFGKRKNTFYTNELKQLENMLTRSLIKNEVEAA; this comes from the coding sequence ATGCTAAATCTGGAATGGCTACGAACTTTTAAAGTAATTTATGAAGCCCGTTCGCTCTCGGCCGCGGCCCAATTGCTGTTTATTTCACAACCGGGGGTAAGCCTTCATTTAAACTCGCTGGAAACCTATATTGGCCAACGCCTTTTTGAGCGCGATACCAGGAAAATGCTGCCAACGGATAAAGCTACGATGTTATACCACACCATCATCGAACCGATGAACCGCCTGGAAGAAACCGAGCATGCATTTCATCGCAAGGCAAAGGTTAATAAACCCACCATCAGCGTGGGCATCTATTTCGAAACTTTTCAATATGCGCTGGAGGCGCATATATCGCAACTGCCTTTTAACCTTATTACCCATTTTGGCGAGTATCCGCAGCTACTCCAGGAACTGCACAATGGTAATGTCGATTTGATTTTGACGCCGCACAACGGTAACCAGCATAACCTGGAATTTACGCAGGCCACTTCCGAACGTTTAGTACTGGTTTGCGGCAGTAAAACCCAAACCGCCGAACTGAAGAAGTTTATTGAAGATGGTGATAAACGCACGACAAGTAAATGGCTGTCAAGACAGACCTGGTATACCACAACCGACAAGGATTACCTGCGAAAATTCTGGGCTCACAACTTCGGTGGGGTACCCACGTTTCAGCCCAATTATGTACTACCCTATTTCAGTTCTGTGTTGCGCAGCCTGCGTAATGGCGAGGGTTTTGCCGTTATCCCCGAGTTTTTGTGCGAAAACGACCTTGAAAACCAGGCCATCAGGTTGGTATGGGAACACGAATCGTCGCTGGAACATCCGATGTATTTCGGAAAGCGAAAAAACACTTTTTATACCAACGAACTTAAACAACTGGAAAACATGCTAACCAGGAGTTTGATTAAAAATGAGGTTGAAGCAGCATAG
- a CDS encoding type 1 glutamine amidotransferase domain-containing protein: MKKKILIIVSNANAIGPRNRRTGNFLPEVAHPYEVWSEAGYQIDFASLTGDTPYLDALNLAADPGNLKFLTGKGWEDMQKAVKLETVDVSQYDAIFVPGGLAPMVDMPEAPLLKKIVAETWERGAVVSAVCHGPVSLLNVKLSDGSYLVNGKNISSFTTAEEDGYASADVPFDLQTALTAQGAIYHTVDPWQPFSIADGKLVTGQNPASGTGVGEKVKAILEAQ; encoded by the coding sequence ATGAAAAAGAAAATTTTAATCATCGTTTCAAATGCCAACGCAATCGGCCCTCGCAACAGAAGAACCGGTAACTTTTTGCCCGAAGTTGCGCACCCTTATGAAGTTTGGAGCGAAGCCGGTTACCAGATAGATTTTGCAAGCCTTACCGGCGATACGCCATACCTCGATGCTTTAAACCTGGCTGCAGATCCGGGGAATCTTAAATTTTTAACCGGCAAGGGATGGGAAGATATGCAGAAAGCCGTTAAGTTAGAAACCGTAGATGTATCGCAATATGATGCCATATTTGTTCCGGGCGGCCTGGCCCCCATGGTAGATATGCCTGAGGCGCCATTGCTGAAAAAAATAGTTGCCGAAACCTGGGAACGCGGTGCGGTGGTAAGCGCGGTATGCCATGGCCCGGTATCACTTTTAAATGTTAAATTGAGCGATGGCTCATACCTTGTAAACGGTAAAAACATATCATCCTTCACAACCGCCGAAGAAGATGGTTACGCCAGCGCCGATGTACCGTTTGATTTGCAAACAGCCTTAACCGCACAGGGAGCAATTTATCACACGGTTGATCCGTGGCAGCCATTCAGCATTGCCGATGGTAAGCTGGTAACCGGCCAAAACCCAGCTTCGGGAACCGGTGTTGGCGAAAAGGTTAAAGCTATCCTTGAAGCACAATAA